The nucleotide sequence TACCGCTGAAATATTTTTCGACACATTTTTCCTCCTTGGTCAATATTACCGTGGTGTTTGTAAGTAGTATTTTttcccggcctcgtctccgcctgcATAGCCTCCTCCCACGGTGTTCATATGTAACTTATCAAATATGCAGTGTGTAAGTTATTATACTATTTAAACAGAAACTACCGAGGTATTTTTCTACGAATAAAATTCCTCGGTAGAAATTAGCACAATGTTGCAAATAAGCTGTTAGGTCTATGGTGCATAAATTAGCATGCTATACACATAAAAGTTACCGGCTATATTTCAAGAATTTTGTTCCTAGGTCCAAAATATTACCTGGCCTGGGCTGCATAAGTTATCGCGTTTGCAGTATgtaaaattaccatgttgtttatgcAGATGTTACCAGACATGAAAACCTGAACTACTTTCAATGTTTCAATGGGGTTTTTTAGGTTGAAAGTATCGTCCGGTACAACCAATCGTTACCAATATTGTTTACATGTTGCTTCCAATAAAACATCGTTTGAGTTGTCGGTCTACTTGTGGGTTGTTAGGACCACAAGTGTGCTCGATTTATGCCGTCTAGGCCCGAGTTAGATCGATGAGCACTGATACAGTGGTAAACCATAAACCCGAACTCAGTGCAAAAATTTACAaaggttttattttcattttctactATGCAAGTAGAGGAGAGGATCGTCAGTGCGTCATCATCGTGCAGATCAGGGATCCCAACTCAAACTCTTGTCTCAATGCTAGTGTTTCAGGCTTTTGTATAGTGATTTGGTTGGAGCCTTTTGTAGTCCGTCGGTCATGCAAGTAACCGAACCTGATTGTAATGATTAGTCTATTCACCCAAGCTTCAGACAACACTGAATCTTACAAGGGGTTGCGACAGAGAGgtgagcagcaacaacagcaagagGCGTTGATGAAAAGAACAGGAGCAACAAAGGTATATGAATTTGGAGCCGCCTCGTTGCGCCCCGCATCACATGCAAAAAACAATCTAAAAACAACAACAAATCAAGCCGTCTCGTCGTCCTAGAGAGCAAAACGAGCACAACGGGGAGCTTCCAGTCCTGGGCTGCCGTTGGTGATGACTCCGAGGAGATGGGAGGGGTTTCCAGTTCTGGGCGTACCTAGGCATCGTCGTGGCCATCGAAGAGGTGCGGTGAGAGGCGAAGCGCGTCGGCGTTGAGACCCAGCCCGCCGAGGTCGCGACGCATGACGAGCAGGCACACAGCCTGTCAGCGAAGCGTGGGGCTGCGATGCAGGCGTCCCCCATCTCCTCGCTGCGGCGGGGCGGCCAGACGTGTGAGCGCATCTCTTCAAGCCGGCGTGCCTTGCTGGCCAAATTCACGATAAGGAAGATTTATGCGGTGGTGCAGAGATGAAGACGATCGAAGGGGAGGAATAGACACAGGATCGAGATCAGACGTTACTCGGGTCATACAATAGTTTTCGTAATCTGCCACACGATTGCCATATACATATTTTGTAAAATTTAAGATAAGACTTTTCTTGATTACccgacgccgccccggcccggCTCAAGTTCACCAAACTTGTCTGGCCGCAATAAAACCCTCCTCCCCTCTGTTCCATCCTCTGACTCTCCCTCCCTAGGGTCAACCGCCGGCGCCGCCTGAACCCTAGCCCCGCCGCGCCGCACCCCCGCCCCGCTGCAGGTGAGTTGATCTTTTCGCGCCCTTCGCTTTCATTTCACCCCTCTTGTCGGCCATCTTACCACCCGTGCGGCGCAGGCAGCTGAGAGATGGAGAAGGGGGCGTCGGAGTCGTCGCCGCTCGACTGCGCTCGCTGCGGCAAGCCCGCGTCTCTCCAGTACGTTTTCTTGCCCATCTTCCTCCGGCCGCCACCAGTTAGTCGGAAAATAGCTGAAAGACGGCGCCGTCTCGGTTCCGGCTGCTACCAATTATACGAGTTCGAAGCACTCGACAGATTAAATGCTCTAGAATCCTCAATCTAGCGCAAGTAGTCATTGTCCTGGGCAACTTTGCAGGGGCGCTATAAAGAGGGAAGTTATGTCGTCGGATCTTTACTTGTGGGATCCTTGTTTTAGTTTGTTATGAGGGGCATTTATTCCATCCCCTGCCCATTTGATCCATGGTGTGGAGTGCGCACGAAGGAACCAGACGAGCTATTCTGTTAAGATGTTTGCTAACAGTTCGATATTTTCAGATGCCCCAAGTGCGCACAACTGAAGCTCCCCCGTGAAGCTGCTGCTTTCTGGTGAGTTGCAACCTCCTTTTTCTTCCCACAGTTTTGTACTGCGATAGTGTCGGTGAAGATTTTCAGCTGTTCTATAGGTGCTGCTCATTTCACAGCTAGATTGTCCTTGGTAGTCAGCTGACATGAATTATGGTTTGTCCTGGAGACCTTGATACTAATACTTCTAAGTAGAGTTCTGAATGGACTTGTAAGAATTGCTCCTTTTAGATTGCCAGTTATCTTAGTAAAGCCTTCTAGATGTTTATTCTATGCTGTATTACCAATTTCATCACCAATAAGTATGGCCTTGGTTCAGTCTACCATTCTGTCCAATACATCTTTCGATGACCTTCAGTAGTGAGGAAAATTGAGTTACCTGCTGAAGAAAATGGATCTTTTGATATTTAAGCATCTATTGAAGGCGTTAGCGTACTTACCAGTACAGGGTAAATTCTGCCTCTGAGTGAAAACACTTTATACTAATGCGCAAATCATCCACAGTTCGCAGGATTGTTTCAAGGCAGCAtgggcctctcacaagtctgttcACACAAAGGTAGATGCACTGACATCCCAGCTGTCTCAAGAAGGCTGGAAATATTGTTTGAAAAAAGGGCGGACCCGGACTATGGAGCTTCCTCGTTTTGATTGGACAGGGTATTTTTTTTGCCACATATTTATATCTACGTTGTTGTGTTAATGCCGATGCTTCTGTTTCTTATAACCAACAATATAAAGTATCTTGCTAGTGCATTTTGGTTTTGTATGTACCTCTAGGGCAAACTACTTAAAAATGCATTTCTTACTTTATAGTTTATATCAACTGATCATGTATTACAGTTTATTGAGATCATGCCTGGCATATGGGTACCTTATTTTTAGTTTCTGTTATGTCTATATATTAGTAACTTCCTTGACAAAATTAGTCTGGGTAAACCAAAAGAAGCAGTTCTCTCATATAATtggattttattgcatttggagCTAATTCTGTAGCATAGGACTAACTTTTTTTTTTACTTTGTATTTATTGTGGTTTTAGTCCATTGAGACCATTTCCTATATCAAAGATGCGTTTGGTGCCAGACGGAATCGAGAAACCTGATTGGGCGCTTGATGTAAGTATCAACTGTGGCTAAGTTTATTTCATCCCATCCTCTTTGTGTCTTTTTAGCATTACTATTGGAATGATATAGATCCCTGTACCAAAAGAGAGGATCATTAAGTTGGCAGTATTTTGTTATCCTGTAATCTGCTCTAGTACATATCCTCTGACGTTTGATAAACTTTTTTAGGGAATCCCCAAGATCGAGCCTGACAGTGATTTGCAGAAAAGAGTAGAGGTAGAGCATTCCACTGATATGCAAGTATCATATATGTTCCAAAAATAGATATCTGATGTTATTTTGCTGGATCTTTTTCTGCTATTTCTGTAGATCAAGACCCCTGAGCAAATTGAAAGGATGAGGGAAACATGCCGAGTAAGTTCTCAGCACATCAAGTTTTGTACTTAAATAATGAAATGTTATGGTGGCATTGTACTGACCCGTTCCACTTTGTTCCCAACTGTTACTGTTAGATTGCAAGAGAAGTTTTAGATGCAGGTGCTCGTATAATCAAGCCAGGAATTACAACAGATGAAATTGATAGAGTGATTCATGAGGAGACAATTGCCAGAGGTCTGATTAACCTTCTTGAAAATTTTGAAATGCAGCAAATTGATCACCAGCTGAATCAGTGATGAATATACCTTTTAAATCACTATCATATCTCATGAAATGTTTCAGGGAATCTTGTACTTGTTTTTTATGTCTTAACATTTGTTGTACATAAGAGAATTAAATGTATTCCCAAGCTATTTAATATGCATCTCGATCTTTTTCGTAATTTCCATTCTTGATCTACAGGTGGATACCCGTCCCCATTGAATTACCATTTCTTCCCGAAGTCATGCTGCACGTAGGTTATTGTATTATTTGTTACTTACTATTTAGCATCAAGTGATGTTTCTTATTATCGTCGTTTGTATTCAGGTCAGTTAATGAAGTCATTTGCCATGGAATTCCAGATGCCAGGTCCCTTGATATTTACACATAGAGCTAATCATTTATCTCATTCTTGCTTGAACCTGATGTTGCTTTGTCTAATTTTGATTTACATTTGTAAGGTTAACCATCGGTTTCTATCTAAATGTTCCTAACAGAAAACTTGAAGATGGTGACATTGTAAACATTGACGTTACTGTATACTATAAAGGTGTTCATGGTAAAGTCTCAGGCGCCTGATGCTGTATTTAACCACTTAAAATTGTTATATTTGGTGTTTGACTAGACATATAACCTGTAAGATGCAACTATTAACTGCAGGTGATTTGAATGATACATATTTTGTTGGAAACGTTGATGAAGCTTCGAAACAGCTTGTCCGTTGTACCTATGAGTGCTTGGAGAAAGCTATCGCAATAGGTGATGCTCCGGTTTAATTCTTGTAATTTAGTAATTTCACCTTTCTTTGTTTCTTATCATTTTCTCTTGCGGCTATTATATCATACCGGAAGAAATGTAATTTTCTTCTGTTTGAAATTCCTGCAAGATTTTGGAAAACAGCATCTCTGAAATGAGACATGCCATTTAAATTTACACATTTTGATGCACAGTTAAACCTGGAGTTAGGTTTCGGGAAGTTGGAGAAGTCATAAGTCGACATGCATCGATGTCAGGTTTATCTGTGGTCAGTATTGCATTGGCACCGACTTGATCCTGAAATAGCTTAGCTCTTTTGTTACCTTTTGTGTTATATAATTGCACCTTTACTCCCGTATCTTGTTATTCCAGGTGAAATCTTATTGTGGTCATGGCATAGGAGAATTGTTCCACTGTGCCCCGAACATCCCTCATTATTCAAGTATGGTTCTTGCAGCTTGTATTTCTTATTTGCATTCCTTCTATTAAAGCTATATAAGCTTTACCTTAGTATATTTATGTCCAAATGCTACAAAATGCCATTGAATATGAGATATGGTTGCTTCATAATGTAGGAAACAAGGCTGTTGGTATCATGAAAGCTGGTCAGACATTTACAATTGAGCCAATGATTAACACAGGCAAGTGTGTGACAGTGGCAAACACAATGTGCGGTTGAACGCCTCGATGCTACTTTTGGCCTAGGTCTGCTGCATTGTTTTATAACGAAAGATTTCATATTTTGCAGGACTTTGGCGTGACCGTCTATGGCCTGACGAGTGGACTGCAGTGACTGCAGATGGTAAACGTAGTGCTCAATTTGAGCACACCCTTTTGGTGAGTATGTTGTTTTGTTTAGATGAATTGATCCAATTTGCTCATGTAGTGTGTGGTGTGGATGTGGCATTGTGGCCACGTGGGTGtcttttccaaagtttttgtcgcCTCAAAATCTGCGCCGTAGGTTAATCCTTTGTCAAAATTGGACATGTAGACCAAACATGGTTTTCACTTTTTCGGCCTGCCTCCAGTTTGTCTAAGAAGATAAACTTATTTTCTCTGCTGTTTGATGGTATACACAAACTCATTCTCTCTGTTCTCCTATGCCCTTAGGTGACGGAAACCGGAGTTGAAGTTTTGACAGCAAGGCTGCCCTCATCACCGGACGTCTACCCATGGTTGAAGCCCGGTGTCAGCAAATAGCAAGTGATACGAGCACATCTTTTTGATCAGCTTGCCATTGAGACGGTGTCGACTCTCCAGAGGCCAAACCGCGTGGATTTTCCTTGGGTCACAACTTGCTGCAACCATTGTTCTTTTTACCGAATGTTGATCATTTGTGCCAATTCGAACTGAGTTATATAGTTGAATGTGGTGTTGGGCACATGAGGTGTCCTCCCATTATGCTATGTCATGAGAGTCAAACATATGATGATTCATACAATTTTGAGCAGATTCATGCCGAGTTATATTGTTACATGAGGTCCTCCCATTATGCTATGTTCAATCGACTGGTGATAATAAGATAAAAAAATATGAGTGCAGTGAAAACTGTGCCGGTTCTGAGAACAGAATGGAAACGAAGCGCGAAAATGGGAATCCACAAAATGGAAGGGAAAAATGGAAGTGGCAACTTAAGTTTCTTGTGGGAAACAGGAcagtgttttcagcagaatttttGTGCAAACAGAATTTCCGTATTGCATTCTTGGAGTGTAACTAGACAATTTGTTGTTTTGTCTATGTCCCAATGGAGATTTTTAGAGCTAAAAACCTCGCTTTTCGCACCAGTTTCTGCACTGAACTTCTCTTTCCGTTTTCCCTAAAAGATACGGTCCACTTAAGCTCTGTTTTCATCTCTAGTTGGTAGACTGTCGGTTCATATCGACTGGGATGCAAGCCTCGGGTGCAACTGGTGACATTTTACACCAGCTTACTCCATTTCAAGGCTCATAGCAGAAAAGCTTCTTGCAAAC is from Triticum aestivum cultivar Chinese Spring chromosome 1B, IWGSC CS RefSeq v2.1, whole genome shotgun sequence and encodes:
- the LOC123124601 gene encoding methionine aminopeptidase 1A is translated as MEKGASESSPLDCARCGKPASLQCPKCAQLKLPREAAAFCSQDCFKAAWASHKSVHTKVDALTSQLSQEGWKYCLKKGRTRTMELPRFDWTGPLRPFPISKMRLVPDGIEKPDWALDGIPKIEPDSDLQKRVEIKTPEQIERMRETCRIAREVLDAGARIIKPGITTDEIDRVIHEETIARGGYPSPLNYHFFPKSCCTSVNEVICHGIPDARKLEDGDIVNIDVTVYYKGVHGDLNDTYFVGNVDEASKQLVRCTYECLEKAIAIVKPGVRFREVGEVISRHASMSGLSVVKSYCGHGIGELFHCAPNIPHYSRNKAVGIMKAGQTFTIEPMINTGLWRDRLWPDEWTAVTADGKRSAQFEHTLLVTETGVEVLTARLPSSPDVYPWLKPGVSK